One genomic segment of Rhizorhabdus phycosphaerae includes these proteins:
- a CDS encoding PQQ-binding-like beta-propeller repeat protein: MNKRKVAAVGAALALMVAGAASVTGQPVSESQAMEKKRIRSQDELQSKDRNAIDPATAPGRKIYADNCAACHEGGVPRAPSPTFLTLLPGDAIVTALTSGVMKAQGSALTPQQRVEVAEYITKRKLTADAKPVPPPVCKGPKLALDMNDAPRPVGWGQDNRRFIPADMAKLSPEAVGNLKLKWAFAFPAALRARSQPAYAWGTMFVGSQDGTIYAFDLDSGCTKWTQRVSAEVRTAIVPDAANKRLYFGDLLGRAYALDAKTGKILWQEKLDDHPDATITGTPTLGGGMLYVPVSSLEVAQAGDPKYPCCTFRGSVVALDPATGKPQWRAYTVVEEPVEHGKTKVGTPVIGPSGAPVWNSPTYDARNKRIYFGSGENYSSPADDNSDAVFAVDAVTGKRLWHTQLTKGDAWNVGCMLGNDSCPKEDGPDHDVAASPLLIPIDGGRNILVVGQKSGEAWGIDPDSGKIVWQERLGHGGTQGGVHFGMAAEGTRVYVPINDMADTGDARVYDASIRGAGLHAIDAATGKLLWNAKAATDCKDRKFCDPGVSAAVTAIPGVVFAGHLDGMFRAYDGPTGKLLWETDTTKTVKTITGAEGHGGSMSGPGALVVDGHVVINSGYGMYAHMPGNLLMVFAPSK; encoded by the coding sequence GTGAACAAGCGGAAGGTGGCTGCCGTCGGGGCAGCGTTGGCGCTGATGGTGGCGGGTGCCGCCAGCGTGACCGGGCAGCCGGTCAGTGAAAGCCAGGCGATGGAGAAGAAGCGGATCCGCTCGCAGGACGAGCTGCAGAGCAAGGACCGCAACGCGATCGACCCCGCGACCGCGCCGGGCCGCAAGATCTACGCCGACAATTGCGCCGCCTGCCATGAGGGCGGGGTGCCGCGCGCGCCGTCGCCGACCTTCCTGACGCTGCTTCCCGGCGATGCGATCGTCACCGCGTTGACCAGCGGCGTGATGAAGGCGCAAGGGTCAGCACTGACCCCGCAGCAGCGCGTCGAGGTCGCCGAATATATCACCAAGCGCAAGCTGACCGCCGATGCGAAGCCGGTGCCGCCGCCCGTTTGCAAGGGGCCGAAGCTGGCGCTCGACATGAACGACGCGCCGCGCCCGGTGGGCTGGGGCCAGGACAATCGCCGCTTCATCCCGGCCGACATGGCGAAGCTGTCGCCCGAGGCTGTCGGAAATCTCAAGCTCAAATGGGCCTTCGCCTTTCCGGCCGCGCTGCGCGCCCGGTCGCAGCCGGCCTATGCCTGGGGCACGATGTTCGTCGGCAGCCAGGACGGCACCATCTATGCCTTCGATCTCGACAGCGGCTGCACCAAGTGGACCCAGCGCGTCTCCGCCGAGGTACGCACCGCGATCGTGCCCGATGCAGCGAACAAGCGCCTCTATTTCGGCGACCTGCTCGGCCGCGCCTATGCGCTCGATGCGAAGACGGGCAAGATCCTGTGGCAGGAGAAGCTCGACGATCATCCCGATGCGACGATTACCGGCACGCCGACGCTGGGCGGTGGGATGCTCTATGTGCCGGTGTCCTCGCTCGAGGTCGCGCAGGCCGGCGATCCGAAATATCCGTGCTGCACCTTCCGCGGATCGGTCGTCGCGCTCGATCCGGCGACGGGCAAGCCGCAGTGGCGTGCTTATACCGTGGTCGAGGAGCCGGTCGAGCATGGCAAGACCAAGGTCGGCACTCCGGTCATCGGCCCGTCGGGCGCGCCGGTGTGGAACAGCCCGACCTATGATGCGCGCAACAAGCGCATCTATTTCGGATCGGGCGAGAATTATTCGTCGCCCGCCGACGACAACAGCGATGCGGTGTTCGCGGTCGATGCCGTCACCGGCAAGCGGCTGTGGCACACCCAGCTGACCAAGGGCGATGCCTGGAATGTCGGCTGCATGCTGGGCAATGACAGCTGCCCGAAGGAGGACGGCCCCGACCATGACGTCGCCGCCTCGCCGCTGCTGATCCCGATCGATGGGGGGCGCAACATCCTGGTCGTCGGGCAGAAGTCGGGCGAGGCCTGGGGCATCGATCCGGACAGCGGCAAGATCGTCTGGCAGGAACGCCTCGGCCATGGCGGTACCCAGGGCGGGGTCCATTTCGGCATGGCGGCCGAAGGCACCCGCGTCTACGTGCCGATCAACGACATGGCCGATACCGGCGACGCGCGCGTCTATGACGCGTCGATCCGGGGCGCGGGGCTGCACGCGATCGATGCGGCCACGGGCAAGCTGCTGTGGAACGCCAAGGCAGCGACCGACTGCAAGGACCGTAAATTCTGCGATCCGGGCGTTTCGGCGGCGGTCACCGCTATTCCGGGCGTCGTCTTCGCAGGCCATCTCGACGGCATGTTCCGCGCCTATGACGGGCCAACGGGCAAGCTGCTCTGGGAAACCGATACGACGAAGACGGTCAAGACCATTACCGGAGCGGAAGGCCATGGCGGGTCGATGAGCGGCCCCGGCGCGCTGGTCGTCGACGGGCATGTCGTGATCAATTCGGGCTATGGCATGTATGCGCACATGCCCGGCAATCTGCTGATGGTGTTCGCGCCGTCGAAGTGA
- the guaA gene encoding glutamine-hydrolyzing GMP synthase — protein sequence MTAQLPTASAHGIGSQPSESILIVDFGSQVTQLIARRVREAGVYSEIAPFSSADAAFDRLKPKGIILSGGPASVADMGSPRAPQRFFEAGIPILGICYGQQTMCQQLGGSVTPSHDSREFGRAFIEVKSRSALFDGLWKEGEQHQVWMSHGDKVDALPPGFSPVAVSEGAPFAVTSDEKRRFYGVQFHPEVVHTPDGGKLIANFARHVCGLAGDWTMAEFRATKIAEIRAQVGDGKVICGLSGGVDSAVAAVLIHEAIGDQLTCVFVDHGLMRMGEADQVVSLFREHYGIPLVHVNAETLFLNGLKGVSDPEAKRKFIGKTFIDVFEAEAKKIGGAAFLAQGTLYPDVIESVSFTGGPSVTIKSHHNVGGLPERMNMKLVEPLRELFKDEVRALGRELGLPEIFVGRHPFPGPGLAIRIPGEVTKEKCDILRKADAVYLDEIRRAGLYDAIWQAFAVLLPVRTVGVMGDGRTYDSVCALRAVTSTDGMTADVYPFDSAFLSRVATRIVNEVQGINRVVYDYTSKPPGTIEWE from the coding sequence ATGACAGCCCAGCTTCCCACCGCATCCGCCCATGGCATCGGCTCGCAGCCTTCCGAGTCGATCCTGATCGTCGACTTCGGCAGCCAGGTGACCCAGCTCATCGCGCGGCGCGTGCGCGAGGCGGGCGTCTACAGCGAGATCGCTCCCTTCAGCAGCGCCGACGCCGCCTTCGACCGGCTGAAGCCGAAGGGCATCATCCTGTCGGGCGGCCCCGCCTCGGTCGCGGACATGGGCAGCCCCCGGGCGCCGCAGCGCTTCTTCGAGGCCGGCATCCCCATCCTGGGCATCTGCTATGGGCAGCAGACGATGTGCCAGCAGCTCGGGGGGTCGGTCACCCCCAGCCATGACAGCCGCGAATTCGGCCGCGCCTTCATCGAGGTAAAGAGCCGCTCTGCGCTGTTCGACGGCCTGTGGAAGGAAGGCGAGCAGCATCAGGTGTGGATGAGCCATGGCGACAAGGTCGACGCGCTCCCGCCCGGCTTCTCGCCGGTGGCCGTGTCGGAAGGCGCACCCTTCGCCGTGACCTCGGACGAGAAGCGCCGCTTCTACGGCGTCCAATTCCACCCCGAGGTCGTACACACGCCCGACGGCGGCAAGCTGATCGCCAATTTCGCGCGCCATGTCTGCGGCCTTGCCGGCGACTGGACGATGGCCGAGTTCCGCGCGACCAAGATCGCCGAGATCCGCGCGCAGGTGGGCGACGGCAAAGTCATCTGCGGCCTGTCGGGCGGCGTCGACAGCGCGGTGGCGGCCGTCCTGATCCACGAGGCGATCGGCGACCAGCTGACCTGCGTGTTCGTCGACCACGGGCTGATGCGGATGGGCGAGGCCGATCAGGTGGTCAGCCTGTTCCGCGAACATTATGGCATCCCGCTCGTCCATGTGAACGCCGAGACGCTGTTCCTCAACGGCCTGAAGGGCGTCTCCGACCCCGAGGCGAAGCGCAAGTTCATCGGCAAGACCTTCATCGACGTGTTCGAGGCCGAGGCGAAGAAGATCGGCGGCGCCGCCTTCCTCGCACAGGGGACGCTCTATCCCGACGTGATCGAAAGCGTCAGCTTCACCGGCGGCCCTTCGGTGACGATCAAGAGCCACCACAATGTCGGCGGTCTGCCCGAGCGCATGAACATGAAGCTCGTCGAACCGCTGCGCGAACTGTTCAAGGACGAGGTCCGCGCGCTCGGTCGCGAACTGGGCCTGCCCGAGATCTTCGTCGGCCGGCACCCCTTCCCGGGACCGGGCCTCGCGATCCGCATCCCCGGCGAGGTGACCAAGGAAAAGTGCGACATCCTGCGCAAGGCCGATGCCGTCTATCTCGACGAGATCCGCCGTGCGGGCCTCTACGACGCGATCTGGCAGGCCTTCGCGGTGCTGCTGCCGGTCCGCACCGTCGGCGTGATGGGCGACGGCCGCACCTATGACTCGGTCTGCGCCCTGCGCGCGGTTACCTCGACCGACGGCATGACCGCCGACGTCTATCCGTTCGACAGCGCCTTCCTCAGCCGCGTCGCGACGCGGATCGTGAACGAGGTCCAGGGCATCAACCGGGTGGTCTACGACTACACCTCGAAACCGCCTGGCACGATCGAGTGGGAGTGA
- a CDS encoding DUF1444 family protein, with the protein MRESVMAAARAAPGVTKVVADPDNAAQFTSTIGEETVTSDVTNLFGYLSANPDENADEAIARFVRSMAESLSRAISDDIIVPVIRTRDYVQDAARRGQELLHEPIGADLVVVYMADRPDSMAPIGVKDLPGRALEDVRKTALANLRKSLPKLVEDDGLGFGMLYYVDDNPMLSPSLLLLDEFWESIAARFPGDVLIALPRKDQLFLFADDPKHATGARRLIEVTIEEDFNLLSPQLHARRGGRIVAVSE; encoded by the coding sequence TTGCGTGAGTCCGTGATGGCGGCGGCGCGGGCTGCGCCGGGCGTCACCAAGGTCGTAGCCGATCCGGACAATGCGGCGCAGTTCACCTCCACGATCGGTGAAGAGACGGTCACTTCGGACGTGACCAACCTGTTCGGCTATCTGTCGGCAAACCCGGACGAGAATGCCGACGAGGCGATCGCGCGCTTCGTGCGGTCGATGGCCGAGAGCCTGAGCAGGGCGATCAGCGACGACATCATCGTGCCGGTCATTCGCACCCGCGACTATGTGCAGGACGCGGCCCGGCGTGGGCAGGAACTGCTCCATGAGCCGATCGGTGCCGATCTGGTTGTCGTCTATATGGCCGACAGGCCCGACTCCATGGCGCCGATCGGCGTCAAGGATCTGCCGGGCAGGGCGTTGGAGGACGTCCGGAAGACGGCCCTGGCTAATCTGAGAAAATCGCTTCCGAAGCTGGTCGAGGACGACGGCCTCGGCTTCGGAATGCTCTATTATGTCGACGACAATCCCATGTTGTCGCCGAGCCTGCTGCTCCTCGACGAATTCTGGGAATCGATCGCTGCCCGCTTCCCCGGTGACGTGCTCATCGCGCTCCCCCGGAAAGACCAGCTCTTCCTCTTCGCCGACGATCCCAAACATGCGACCGGGGCGCGCCGCCTGATCGAGGTCACGATCGAAGAGGATTTCAACCTGCTGTCGCCGCAGCTCCACGCGCGGCGGGGCGGGCGGATCGTGGCAGTATCGGAATGA
- a CDS encoding type II toxin-antitoxin system VapC family toxin translates to MVYLDTPVIVAALSNEAMTRRVQGWLAEQDPSDLMISDWTITEMSSAIAIKLRTGHMDIEQRATMLALFNRLVAESFVVLPVTSAQFRTAARYADQHGLGLGAGDALHLAIAGDHGAAVQTLDRQMAEAGPMLGIPTRLFALMSVFRGRNC, encoded by the coding sequence ATGGTTTATCTCGATACGCCGGTGATCGTCGCGGCGCTTTCGAACGAGGCGATGACGCGGCGCGTTCAGGGCTGGCTGGCCGAACAGGATCCCAGCGACCTGATGATCAGCGACTGGACCATCACCGAAATGTCGTCCGCGATCGCAATCAAGCTCCGTACGGGGCACATGGATATCGAACAGCGCGCCACCATGCTCGCCCTGTTCAACAGGCTTGTAGCGGAGAGCTTCGTCGTCCTGCCTGTGACGAGTGCCCAGTTCCGGACGGCGGCAAGATATGCCGACCAGCATGGCTTGGGCCTCGGCGCCGGTGATGCTCTCCATCTCGCAATAGCGGGGGATCATGGAGCAGCGGTTCAGACGCTCGACCGGCAAATGGCCGAAGCTGGCCCCATGCTCGGAATTCCGACGCGGCTCTTCGCGTTAATGTCAGTGTTCCGAGGGCGAAACTGCTGA
- a CDS encoding LuxR C-terminal-related transcriptional regulator: MSDGTAERRVMPVTGLAAPKFRNPWIEPPALRQGLAMLRAHRVVLITALPGSGKSHFMTRLASEAQAALDITAWLRCTSGSGADIVTGIATTLVRSLLGERSATAAMLMAPGSVPASLLLTMCLNEVATFAGEVVLFLDDLGTLDDEGAWAMVQQLIEQAPDNLRVVMASRRAVPLKLSRLINDGTLLKLETRDLQLDSGQIADLLASLGRPTPDLAELRTLSEQTSGWVGGLLLLTRRDPDRRSKGRGIVLTASMLDYFGEEVLAGLSSGARNALDLILTPHLMRESLIFELAGDADFTPHLRELQDHCLLEAVHGQGGTTYHPAPLLPLVVRQLRRIGEHEALRLHRHCSSWFELHGEPQAAAAHAVDAGDLDRAVQLIDRCGMAMIAEGHITALQGWMTHLPIERLRKRPWALLSVAWALSLLYRLDDALPLIAAVEEDLAVADDETLEASVAALKVMHRSMRDDMAGSVESARVWIARFGRREDWSTYVVDNSLSFALAHVGQVNEARLVLERAYLPNFYARGPYAAIYSRCILGLIDLRDGQVRRAEANFAWALKAAETDAGGNSTGAVMSAGLLAGVRYERNDMAGSQRLLGGYAWWMHGHLFTDARFQAYRAIARGQLRRHQYRAAISTLEQVLDSGPAVRLLRLHADVLVEKIHIALAQHDLRMVNTYIAALAEQLRGADDPVIARYVEASLAGSRARLHIALGGWSEAMAMLRQAIRLDLNGGWKLRAFTWAVLLAVVLSRSGREDDAVRLMGRLVGHAARAGIVSSFLDGGPDAARLLDRLAEASAVMDRRKQTHLRRLREAFDPSLAETDAAEVEPADSRDALTTRELELIRLVKAGLTNRQIAERMQVSENTIKWHLKNVFEKVSVRKRTELAGLALPTSSAALPARPPANRVVSRRRRPASVLPAGRE; encoded by the coding sequence ATGAGCGATGGAACGGCGGAGCGCCGCGTCATGCCGGTGACGGGGCTGGCGGCACCGAAATTTCGTAACCCGTGGATCGAGCCCCCGGCCCTGCGTCAGGGGCTGGCGATGTTGCGAGCGCATCGGGTGGTGCTGATCACCGCGCTGCCGGGCAGCGGCAAGTCGCATTTCATGACGCGATTGGCCAGCGAGGCGCAGGCCGCACTCGACATCACGGCCTGGTTGAGATGCACGTCCGGCAGCGGCGCGGATATCGTCACCGGAATCGCGACCACGCTGGTGCGTTCGCTGCTTGGGGAGCGCAGTGCGACGGCAGCGATGCTGATGGCGCCGGGCAGTGTGCCGGCCTCCTTGCTGCTCACGATGTGCCTCAACGAGGTGGCCACCTTCGCCGGCGAAGTGGTCCTTTTCCTCGACGATCTCGGTACGCTCGATGATGAGGGCGCCTGGGCGATGGTGCAGCAGCTCATCGAGCAGGCCCCCGACAATCTGCGGGTCGTGATGGCGTCGCGCCGTGCCGTCCCGCTGAAGCTGTCGCGTCTGATCAACGACGGCACGCTGCTGAAGCTGGAAACGCGGGACCTGCAGCTCGACTCCGGTCAGATCGCGGATCTCCTCGCGAGCCTCGGCCGCCCGACCCCGGATCTCGCCGAACTCCGCACCCTGTCCGAACAGACATCGGGTTGGGTAGGGGGATTGTTATTGCTGACAAGGCGCGATCCCGACCGCCGGAGCAAAGGACGCGGTATCGTCCTGACCGCATCGATGCTCGACTATTTCGGAGAGGAGGTGCTGGCGGGCCTGTCCTCAGGGGCGCGGAATGCACTGGATCTGATCCTGACGCCGCACCTGATGAGGGAAAGCCTGATCTTCGAACTGGCCGGCGACGCCGATTTCACGCCGCATCTGCGGGAATTGCAGGACCATTGCCTGCTGGAAGCGGTTCATGGTCAGGGGGGCACTACCTATCATCCTGCGCCGCTGCTGCCGCTGGTGGTACGGCAGCTCCGACGGATCGGGGAGCACGAAGCGCTTCGCCTGCATCGTCACTGTTCTTCATGGTTCGAGCTGCACGGCGAGCCGCAGGCCGCCGCCGCCCATGCGGTGGACGCAGGCGATCTGGATCGGGCAGTTCAACTGATCGATCGCTGCGGTATGGCGATGATCGCCGAGGGTCATATCACGGCGTTGCAGGGGTGGATGACGCATCTGCCGATCGAGCGGCTGCGGAAGCGGCCTTGGGCTCTGCTCTCGGTCGCATGGGCATTGTCGCTTCTCTATCGCCTCGACGATGCGCTGCCGTTGATCGCGGCGGTCGAGGAGGATCTCGCTGTCGCCGATGACGAGACGCTGGAAGCGAGTGTCGCGGCGCTGAAGGTCATGCACCGCTCGATGCGCGACGACATGGCGGGATCGGTCGAGTCCGCGCGGGTCTGGATCGCGCGGTTCGGGCGTCGCGAGGACTGGTCGACCTATGTCGTCGACAATTCGCTGAGCTTTGCGCTGGCCCATGTGGGCCAGGTCAACGAAGCGCGGCTGGTGCTGGAGCGCGCTTATCTTCCCAATTTCTACGCGCGAGGGCCCTATGCCGCCATCTACAGCCGCTGCATCCTCGGCCTGATCGACCTGCGCGACGGACAGGTGCGGCGTGCCGAGGCGAATTTCGCCTGGGCGCTGAAGGCGGCGGAGACGGATGCCGGCGGCAATTCGACCGGGGCGGTCATGTCGGCGGGGCTTCTCGCCGGCGTCCGCTATGAGCGCAACGACATGGCGGGCTCGCAGCGCCTGCTCGGCGGCTATGCCTGGTGGATGCACGGCCATCTGTTCACCGATGCGCGATTCCAGGCCTATCGGGCGATTGCCCGCGGCCAGCTGCGCCGCCACCAATATCGCGCGGCGATCTCGACGCTCGAGCAGGTTCTCGACTCCGGCCCTGCAGTCCGGCTGCTGCGGCTCCACGCCGACGTTCTGGTAGAGAAGATACACATCGCGCTCGCCCAGCACGATCTGCGCATGGTCAACACCTATATTGCGGCACTCGCCGAACAGCTGCGCGGCGCCGACGACCCCGTCATCGCGCGCTACGTCGAGGCGTCTCTCGCTGGTTCCCGGGCGCGCCTCCACATCGCGCTGGGCGGCTGGAGCGAGGCAATGGCGATGCTCCGCCAGGCGATCCGGCTCGACTTGAACGGCGGATGGAAGCTGCGTGCTTTCACCTGGGCAGTGCTGCTGGCGGTCGTCTTGTCCCGATCCGGAAGGGAGGACGATGCCGTCCGGCTCATGGGTCGGCTGGTCGGCCATGCCGCGCGTGCCGGCATCGTGAGCAGCTTTCTCGACGGTGGCCCCGACGCCGCCCGCCTGCTCGATCGGCTGGCGGAAGCGTCGGCGGTCATGGATCGCCGCAAGCAGACCCATTTGCGGAGGCTCCGCGAGGCCTTCGATCCGAGCCTCGCCGAGACTGACGCGGCCGAGGTCGAGCCCGCAGACAGTCGCGACGCGCTCACCACGCGCGAGCTGGAGCTGATCCGGCTGGTCAAGGCCGGCCTGACGAACCGCCAGATTGCCGAGCGGATGCAGGTCAGCGAGAACACGATCAAATGGCATCTGAAAAATGTGTTCGAAAAGGTCAGCGTCAGGAAGCGAACCGAGCTGGCGGGCCTGGCGCTGCCGACCTCATCCGCAGCCCTACCCGCGCGGCCACCCGCCAACCGGGTGGTTTCGCGCCGCCGCCGACCGGCTAGCGTTCTGCCTGCGGGACGGGAGTGA
- a CDS encoding aromatic ring-hydroxylating oxygenase subunit alpha has translation MNQARDGFRIDPDWYWSRERADLEWEHVWSKLWHMGPRVEEVAEPGDVYVHSFGRESLLFVHDDDGEVRGLFNVCRHRGNRLLLSEDGPAYATQFKCAFHGWCFDLSGKLGDVPYRERFDPALLADETRTALARFRVEQFAGWYWFTLDDQAPDLASYLGPIAPRLAAYQLEKAHIVDYKTFEFAANWKTVFDAFNESYHFQTLHSDILSWGNEDAPITLLGIHSYMVNEYGRPSRMYADQESVNPSLQVLLQANGIDPATFPGKAGDVRGAIRDVKRARQAMGDATYPYATLNDSQLTDAYHYMLFPSTHFNLFPEFYVTLRYRPHPSGDPEKMFFDFIMCAALEEGETVPLYEHRVVRGGTERVADVLQWGKRNHPIVNQVLDEDVGLVEFVQRGQRSQSFEEGILGLDERRIDHFHRMIDELIQGQSIADLIKRYAVEPDAHSGV, from the coding sequence ATGAACCAGGCGCGTGATGGCTTTCGGATCGACCCCGATTGGTACTGGTCGAGGGAGCGGGCCGATCTGGAATGGGAGCATGTCTGGTCGAAGCTCTGGCACATGGGGCCGCGGGTCGAGGAGGTCGCTGAGCCGGGCGACGTCTATGTTCACAGCTTCGGTCGCGAGAGCCTGTTGTTCGTCCATGACGATGACGGTGAGGTCCGCGGCCTGTTCAACGTCTGTCGCCATCGCGGCAACCGCCTGCTGCTCAGCGAGGACGGGCCGGCCTATGCGACCCAGTTCAAATGTGCGTTCCATGGGTGGTGCTTCGACCTGTCTGGCAAGCTCGGCGACGTTCCTTATCGCGAGCGCTTCGATCCTGCGCTTCTCGCCGACGAGACCCGGACGGCCCTGGCCCGTTTCCGCGTCGAGCAATTCGCCGGCTGGTACTGGTTCACGCTCGACGATCAGGCGCCCGACCTTGCCTCCTATCTCGGCCCGATCGCGCCGCGGCTCGCAGCCTATCAGCTCGAGAAGGCCCATATCGTCGACTACAAGACCTTCGAATTCGCCGCCAACTGGAAGACCGTCTTCGACGCCTTCAACGAGAGCTACCACTTTCAGACGCTGCACTCGGACATCCTGAGCTGGGGCAATGAAGATGCCCCGATCACCCTGCTCGGCATCCACAGCTATATGGTCAACGAATATGGCCGTCCGTCGCGGATGTATGCCGATCAGGAGAGCGTGAACCCGTCGCTGCAGGTGCTGCTGCAGGCCAATGGGATCGATCCCGCGACCTTCCCAGGAAAAGCCGGCGATGTGCGGGGGGCGATACGGGATGTCAAGCGCGCGCGGCAGGCGATGGGCGACGCCACCTACCCCTATGCGACGCTGAACGACAGTCAGCTGACCGACGCCTATCACTACATGCTGTTTCCCAGCACCCACTTCAATCTCTTCCCCGAATTCTATGTCACCTTGCGCTATCGCCCGCATCCCAGCGGCGATCCCGAGAAGATGTTCTTCGACTTCATCATGTGCGCGGCGCTAGAGGAGGGCGAAACCGTGCCGCTCTATGAGCACCGGGTGGTGCGCGGAGGTACCGAGCGGGTCGCCGACGTGCTGCAATGGGGCAAGCGCAACCATCCTATCGTCAATCAGGTGCTCGACGAGGATGTCGGGCTGGTCGAGTTCGTCCAGCGCGGCCAGCGGTCGCAAAGCTTCGAGGAAGGCATTCTCGGTCTCGACGAGCGGCGGATCGACCATTTCCACCGGATGATCGACGAATTGATCCAGGGCCAATCCATAGCGGACCTAATCAAGCGCTATGCGGTCGAGCCCGACGCGCATAGCGGCGTCTGA
- a CDS encoding ThuA domain-containing protein, with translation MSGEGSKGGPIRVHLIVGAPTHDTNYVRLELLKALHENPHVCVTIGDDFSDVGKIAAAQALVVYSCNVSPDDAQLDALEEFVEGGGRLFAMHATNALIRFTDGPPIIAQGIEIPGQVDTTDTNPRFTRLLGSRFLAHLLLGPMHVEVTETGSGLLSGLAAFDVVDEPYVVELTGPAEVLLTARFGGRNPGYVLSDWPEADYPQMYLRGQGRGEVLYLNLGHSSGRYDFLPLMDEGPASRGPWETDGFRAVLRRSLDWVTRA, from the coding sequence ATGTCCGGAGAGGGCTCGAAGGGTGGACCGATACGGGTCCACCTGATCGTCGGCGCGCCGACGCACGACACCAACTATGTGCGGCTGGAACTGCTCAAGGCGCTGCATGAGAACCCACATGTCTGCGTCACGATCGGCGACGATTTTTCGGATGTGGGCAAGATCGCGGCGGCGCAGGCGCTGGTTGTCTATAGCTGCAATGTCTCGCCCGACGATGCGCAGCTCGATGCGCTGGAAGAGTTCGTCGAAGGGGGCGGGCGCCTGTTCGCGATGCACGCGACCAATGCGCTGATCCGTTTCACAGACGGGCCACCCATCATCGCCCAAGGCATCGAAATACCGGGGCAGGTCGACACGACCGACACCAACCCGCGCTTCACCCGGCTTCTCGGCAGCCGCTTCCTCGCGCATCTTCTGCTGGGGCCGATGCATGTCGAGGTGACGGAGACGGGTAGTGGCCTGCTCTCCGGCTTGGCCGCCTTCGACGTCGTCGACGAGCCCTATGTGGTCGAACTGACCGGGCCGGCGGAGGTTTTGCTCACCGCGCGTTTCGGCGGCAGAAATCCGGGCTATGTCCTCTCGGACTGGCCGGAGGCGGACTATCCGCAGATGTATCTGCGCGGACAGGGCCGGGGAGAAGTCCTCTATCTCAACCTCGGCCACAGCAGCGGTCGCTACGACTTCCTGCCGCTGATGGACGAAGGGCCGGCGTCGCGCGGACCCTGGGAAACCGATGGATTTCGGGCGGTGTTGCGGCGCTCGCTCGACTGGGTGACGCGGGCGTGA
- a CDS encoding nuclear transport factor 2 family protein, whose translation MSRQQNIDLVNRYFQAMHDNDWATVEAMYHDDIVNHMAGTTPASGRIEGKAAMTDELVAAQVHAAMVPEEMQFARRWKVMCADDERVVAIMEGGGPTRAGDRYDQTYCEIFRFEDGKIIEMHAFFDTALAERALFDNPLRQPRGPVAKPLTY comes from the coding sequence ATGAGCCGACAGCAGAATATCGATCTCGTGAACCGCTATTTCCAGGCGATGCACGACAATGACTGGGCCACGGTCGAGGCGATGTACCATGACGACATCGTCAACCACATGGCGGGAACCACGCCTGCATCCGGACGGATCGAGGGCAAGGCTGCCATGACCGACGAGCTGGTCGCGGCGCAGGTCCATGCCGCGATGGTGCCCGAGGAGATGCAGTTCGCACGCCGCTGGAAGGTGATGTGTGCCGATGACGAGCGGGTGGTGGCGATCATGGAGGGCGGCGGCCCGACCCGCGCCGGGGATCGCTATGACCAGACCTATTGCGAGATTTTCAGATTCGAGGACGGCAAGATCATCGAGATGCACGCCTTTTTCGATACCGCGCTCGCCGAACGAGCCCTGTTCGACAATCCGCTGCGGCAGCCCCGTGGCCCGGTGGCGAAGCCGCTGACCTACTGA